One Edaphobacter flagellatus genomic region harbors:
- the gyrB gene encoding DNA topoisomerase (ATP-hydrolyzing) subunit B has product MATTAVPTGTDLLDNNEKNGQAKPGSSGYSAENITVLEGLAAVRKRPAMYIGSTGEQGLHHLVYEVVDNSVDEALAGFATRIDVTIHVDNSITVVDDGRGIPVGDKTVNGVTMPAVQVVLTILHAGGKFDSSNYKVSGGLHGVGVSCVNALSEEFDVEVWRDGFAWTQEYAKGDPTSKLRKMGPSKKLGTKIHFLPDKSIFTVTEYNYDTLAQRLRELAFLNKGLEIHLTDERVTDAKTGEAKHQEFKYVGGIAEFIKHLNKGKQVLHDKPIYMEAERDNVAMEIALQYNDAYSETIFTFANNINTVDGGTHLQGFRAALTRTINWAGQQMGLFKDVKENLSGDDVREGLVAVISVKLSQPQFEGQTKGKLNSDIAGTVQAFVNERLGAFLEQNPQVAKKIINKAIDAARAREAARKARDLTRRKGALDGGGLPGKLADCSEREPDRCELYLVEGESAGGTAKQGRDRKFQAILPLKGKILNVEKARYDKMLGHEEIRAMITALGTGIGKDDFDISKLRYGKLILMTDADVDGSHIRTLLLTFFFRHMTELIKRGNVYIAQPPLYRIKKGKFEQYIKDDREYVSVMIKRAADGMVIRYGEGGAKLEGAALTKFMGQLNDYLGFFDKVEKRLRNEVVTREFANLFANEGKEPAKRADFESPEKLKAMKAKLDAVAKTYQFKHVSDVEFDEEHKMYSVNFTDAQGAVRSIDWTLASAPETRQMLGKHAQITEQLAGPYVIEYAAKASKVEAVEELEEAAADEGVAEIASAPGTALEVKGSKRGGKANQDPVEKQTAREVFEYVIEQGRKEYQVQRYKGLGEMTAPQLWETTMDPERRTLLQVKLEDIAACEEIFTTLMGEDVESRRKFIEENALDVKNLDI; this is encoded by the coding sequence ATGGCAACGACCGCAGTCCCGACTGGAACGGATCTTTTGGACAATAACGAGAAGAACGGTCAGGCAAAGCCTGGCTCAAGTGGATATTCGGCGGAGAACATAACGGTTCTCGAAGGACTGGCTGCTGTGCGGAAGCGCCCGGCGATGTATATCGGCTCGACGGGCGAGCAGGGTCTGCACCACCTGGTCTATGAGGTCGTCGACAACTCGGTCGACGAGGCACTTGCCGGCTTTGCCACTCGCATCGATGTGACCATTCACGTCGACAACTCCATCACCGTCGTCGATGACGGCCGCGGCATCCCCGTGGGCGACAAGACCGTCAACGGCGTGACCATGCCCGCCGTTCAGGTTGTACTCACCATCCTGCATGCAGGCGGCAAGTTCGACTCCTCCAATTACAAGGTTTCCGGCGGTTTGCACGGCGTCGGTGTCAGCTGCGTCAATGCGCTCTCGGAGGAGTTCGATGTCGAGGTCTGGCGCGACGGCTTTGCCTGGACACAGGAATACGCCAAGGGCGATCCGACGAGCAAGCTGCGAAAGATGGGTCCGTCGAAGAAGCTGGGGACCAAGATCCACTTCCTTCCGGACAAGTCGATCTTCACCGTCACCGAGTACAACTACGACACGCTGGCCCAGCGCCTGCGCGAGCTCGCCTTCCTGAACAAGGGCCTTGAGATTCACCTGACCGATGAGCGCGTCACCGATGCGAAGACGGGCGAGGCCAAGCACCAGGAGTTCAAGTACGTTGGCGGCATCGCAGAGTTCATCAAGCATCTGAACAAGGGCAAGCAGGTACTGCACGACAAGCCGATCTACATGGAGGCCGAGCGCGACAACGTGGCCATGGAGATTGCGCTGCAGTACAACGATGCGTATTCCGAGACGATCTTTACCTTTGCGAACAACATCAACACGGTTGATGGCGGAACGCACCTGCAGGGCTTCCGCGCGGCGTTGACCCGCACGATCAACTGGGCAGGCCAGCAGATGGGCCTGTTCAAGGATGTGAAGGAGAACCTCTCCGGCGACGACGTGCGTGAGGGTCTCGTTGCCGTGATCAGCGTGAAGCTGTCGCAGCCGCAGTTCGAGGGACAGACGAAGGGCAAGCTGAATTCGGACATTGCCGGCACGGTGCAGGCGTTCGTCAACGAGCGGCTGGGCGCCTTCCTTGAGCAGAACCCGCAGGTGGCCAAGAAGATCATCAACAAGGCGATTGACGCGGCGCGTGCCCGTGAAGCGGCACGTAAGGCCCGTGACCTCACTCGCCGCAAGGGTGCTCTGGACGGCGGCGGCTTGCCGGGTAAGCTGGCAGACTGCTCGGAGCGTGAGCCGGATCGCTGCGAACTGTATCTCGTCGAGGGTGAGAGCGCAGGAGGAACCGCTAAGCAGGGACGCGATCGTAAGTTCCAGGCGATCCTTCCGCTGAAGGGTAAGATTCTGAACGTCGAGAAGGCCCGCTACGACAAGATGCTGGGCCACGAGGAAATCCGCGCGATGATTACGGCCCTGGGCACGGGCATCGGCAAGGACGACTTCGACATCTCGAAGCTGCGTTACGGCAAGCTGATCCTGATGACCGATGCGGACGTCGACGGATCGCACATCCGCACGCTGCTGCTGACGTTCTTCTTCCGGCATATGACGGAGCTGATCAAGCGAGGCAATGTGTACATCGCTCAGCCACCGCTGTATCGCATCAAGAAGGGCAAGTTCGAGCAGTACATCAAGGACGACCGCGAGTATGTTTCGGTGATGATCAAGCGCGCGGCCGACGGCATGGTGATTCGCTATGGTGAGGGTGGAGCGAAGCTGGAAGGCGCGGCGCTGACGAAGTTCATGGGGCAGCTGAACGACTACCTTGGCTTCTTTGACAAGGTGGAGAAGCGGTTGCGCAATGAAGTGGTTACGCGTGAGTTTGCCAACCTGTTTGCCAATGAGGGCAAAGAGCCTGCGAAGCGTGCCGACTTCGAGTCGCCAGAGAAGCTGAAGGCGATGAAGGCAAAGCTGGATGCTGTGGCGAAGACCTACCAGTTCAAGCATGTGAGCGATGTGGAGTTTGACGAGGAGCACAAGATGTACTCGGTCAACTTCACGGATGCGCAGGGTGCGGTACGGTCGATTGACTGGACACTGGCGTCCGCTCCGGAGACGCGCCAGATGCTGGGCAAGCATGCGCAAATCACCGAGCAGCTTGCGGGACCGTATGTGATCGAATACGCCGCAAAGGCTTCCAAGGTAGAGGCGGTCGAGGAGCTGGAAGAGGCTGCCGCAGATGAGGGCGTGGCGGAGATTGCCTCAGCTCCTGGCACGGCACTTGAAGTGAAAGGCAGCAAGCGCGGCGGCAAGGCCAACCAGGACCCCGTGGAGAAGCAGACGGCGCGCGAAGTCTTCGAGTATGTGATCGAGCAAGGCCGCAAGGAATACCAGGTGCAACGGTACAAGGGTCTTGGCGAAATGACGGCTCCTCAGCTGTGGGAGACGACGATGGACCCGGAGCGCAGAACGCTGCTGCAGGTGAAGCTGGAAGACATTGCAGCGTGCGAGGAGATCTTTACGACGCTGATGGGTGAGGATGTCGAAAGCCGGCGCAAGTTCATCGAAGAAAATGCGCTGGATGTGAAGAACCTGGATATCTAA
- a CDS encoding PEP-CTERM sorting domain-containing protein, giving the protein MRRLSLVLALASLVGVVPALRADSIPYSNVGTPANPITYVADATGNVTGYFVGSSAGDNSVIRMIDITSGYTSSYFFPNHATAPGSSQNFGAVNAGDILVFELYDMTSGFHLSTDPSNNPDGVTHGYGTAFSGGLIGSNMFPAGTYVGFEDTPWFDYDYNDNQFLFTNVSIAPTPEPGSLLLLGTGILGVAGTLHRKMFAAK; this is encoded by the coding sequence ATGCGTCGCTTGTCTCTTGTTTTAGCCTTAGCCTCTCTCGTCGGAGTCGTCCCTGCTCTTCGGGCTGATTCTATCCCTTATTCCAACGTTGGTACCCCGGCCAATCCCATCACCTATGTTGCCGATGCAACAGGTAATGTAACGGGCTATTTCGTCGGTTCCAGTGCTGGCGACAACTCTGTTATCCGCATGATCGACATCACCAGCGGCTACACCAGCAGCTACTTCTTCCCGAACCACGCAACCGCTCCTGGTTCATCGCAGAACTTCGGTGCGGTCAACGCAGGCGATATCCTCGTCTTCGAGTTGTATGACATGACCTCGGGTTTCCACCTCTCGACTGACCCGTCCAATAACCCCGATGGCGTTACCCACGGTTACGGTACGGCCTTCTCGGGTGGTCTGATCGGCTCGAATATGTTCCCCGCCGGAACCTATGTCGGTTTTGAGGATACCCCCTGGTTCGACTACGACTACAACGATAACCAGTTCCTCTTCACCAACGTTTCGATCGCTCCGACTCCTGAGCCTGGAAGCCTTCTGCTTCTCGGCACCGGTATCCTCGGCGTGGCAGGAACGCTTCACCGTAAGATGTTTGCCGCCAAGTAA
- a CDS encoding amidase, with protein sequence MSRDSGGIHRRRFLGVCAAAGIGQTLLPGVLWGMAASQVSSAEKPALKGAGVDRDHLPAITPEMIDAAAAIAAIKLTAEQKAMMLDGLREQRDSVLVIRNMKISNGVAPAFVFDPLPAGMKLDTERKPMRMSKAPEVKTLVGNENALAFASVRELAELVKTRKVSSVTLTKLYIERLKRYDPQLHFVITLTEERALKQAAAADKEIASGQYRGPLHGIPWGAKDLLAVKGYRTTWGAGGFEEQTFDYDATVVERLDAAGAVLVAKLSMGALAQGPIWFGGMTRTPWNSHQPSGGSSAGSASAVGAGCVGFAIGTETLGSIASPSSRCGATGLRPTFGFVPRTGAMALTWTMDKIGPICRSVEDCALVMSAIYGPDGHDRSVKDAAFNWDAELDWKKLRVGYLKSEFEATKPGPEAFAERKKNYERKAYDLKYDLAALDQLKNMGVRLIPVTWPNGYHFGDITHVLGAESAAAFDDLTISGRDSLLTDQGPQEWPTQFRVSRFYSAVDYIQAQRARSLAMDAVAKLFAEVDVIVTPTFGTQLSATNLTGHPAIIVPNGVRGDDAPQPEHTGDGAPDNVGGPGTPVSLTFLGGLYSDARLAAFARVYQEATGFHRLHPKLG encoded by the coding sequence ATGAGCAGAGATTCTGGTGGGATTCATCGACGGCGGTTCCTGGGCGTCTGTGCGGCGGCAGGGATCGGGCAGACTTTGCTGCCCGGCGTTCTGTGGGGTATGGCTGCCTCGCAGGTTTCTTCAGCGGAAAAACCAGCTTTGAAGGGAGCAGGCGTCGATAGAGATCACCTTCCGGCCATCACGCCCGAGATGATTGACGCTGCGGCTGCGATTGCCGCAATCAAGCTGACAGCCGAGCAAAAGGCGATGATGCTGGACGGCCTGCGAGAGCAGCGCGATTCGGTGCTGGTGATTCGCAACATGAAGATTTCGAACGGGGTGGCTCCTGCGTTTGTCTTCGATCCGCTTCCGGCAGGAATGAAGCTGGACACAGAACGCAAGCCGATGCGGATGAGTAAGGCTCCTGAAGTAAAGACGCTGGTCGGGAACGAAAATGCTCTTGCGTTTGCCTCCGTGCGCGAGCTGGCGGAACTGGTAAAGACGCGCAAGGTCAGTTCCGTGACACTGACGAAGCTCTATATCGAACGGCTGAAGCGGTACGATCCGCAGCTACACTTCGTCATTACGCTGACCGAAGAGCGTGCTTTGAAGCAGGCGGCCGCAGCAGACAAAGAAATTGCCTCCGGACAATATAGAGGGCCACTGCATGGAATTCCCTGGGGCGCGAAGGATCTGCTGGCCGTGAAGGGGTATCGCACAACGTGGGGCGCGGGTGGATTTGAGGAACAGACCTTCGACTACGACGCGACGGTGGTGGAGCGGCTGGATGCGGCTGGCGCAGTGCTTGTCGCGAAGCTGAGCATGGGCGCTCTGGCACAGGGGCCGATCTGGTTTGGCGGGATGACGCGCACACCGTGGAACAGCCATCAGCCTTCAGGCGGGTCTTCGGCTGGAAGCGCATCAGCGGTGGGAGCAGGCTGCGTGGGATTCGCCATTGGAACCGAGACGCTGGGCTCGATCGCATCGCCTTCGTCGCGGTGCGGAGCGACCGGCCTGCGTCCAACGTTTGGCTTTGTACCGCGGACTGGAGCAATGGCGCTGACCTGGACAATGGACAAGATTGGGCCGATCTGCCGGAGCGTAGAAGACTGCGCGCTGGTGATGAGTGCCATCTATGGACCGGATGGACATGACCGCAGCGTAAAGGACGCCGCCTTCAACTGGGATGCAGAGCTGGACTGGAAAAAACTGCGGGTCGGCTATCTAAAGAGCGAATTTGAGGCAACGAAGCCGGGCCCGGAGGCTTTTGCTGAAAGGAAGAAGAACTACGAACGTAAAGCGTATGACCTTAAATATGATCTGGCTGCGCTGGATCAATTGAAGAACATGGGCGTTCGGCTGATTCCAGTAACGTGGCCGAACGGGTATCACTTCGGTGATATTACGCATGTGCTTGGCGCGGAGTCGGCTGCGGCGTTCGACGATCTGACCATCAGCGGCAGAGATAGCCTGCTGACGGACCAGGGACCGCAGGAGTGGCCGACCCAGTTCCGTGTCTCTCGCTTCTATTCCGCGGTGGATTACATTCAGGCGCAGCGGGCGCGATCGCTTGCCATGGACGCTGTAGCGAAGTTGTTTGCCGAGGTGGATGTGATTGTGACGCCTACCTTTGGCACGCAGCTGTCGGCGACGAACCTCACAGGGCATCCGGCGATCATTGTGCCAAACGGTGTGCGCGGTGATGATGCGCCTCAGCCAGAGCATACGGGCGATGGAGCACCGGATAATGTCGGCGGACCGGGAACCCCGGTTTCGCTGACGTTTCTTGGAGGGCTTTATTCCGATGCTCGTCTTGCTGCATTTGCACGCGTCTACCAGGAGGCGACCGGCTTTCATCGGCTGCACCCTAAACTGGGTTGA
- a CDS encoding ATP-binding cassette domain-containing protein produces MADLLVEARGLVKDYGATARVVDDVSFAIARGETLGLVGESGSGKSTVARMLLRLVEPTAGEVLYDGRNLLQASTSEMRALRRKMQVVFQDPFAALNPRMRVREILAEPFAIHKERCTAERLREMLREVGLEESALERYPHEFSGGQRQRINIARALALRPEFVVLDEPVSALDVSVGAQVVNLLRELQEKLGLTYLFISHSMPLVRYLCDRVAVMQKGRLVELGECESVCCAPQERYTQELIAATPEIRTA; encoded by the coding sequence TTGGCGGATCTGCTGGTAGAAGCACGCGGGTTGGTGAAGGATTACGGCGCGACGGCGCGCGTGGTGGACGATGTATCGTTCGCGATTGCGCGTGGCGAGACGCTGGGCCTGGTGGGGGAGTCGGGCTCGGGCAAGAGCACGGTGGCACGTATGCTGCTGCGACTGGTGGAGCCAACCGCCGGCGAGGTGCTCTATGACGGGCGCAATCTGCTGCAGGCTTCGACGAGCGAGATGCGTGCTCTGAGGCGGAAGATGCAGGTCGTCTTTCAGGACCCGTTTGCGGCGCTGAATCCGCGCATGCGTGTGCGGGAGATTCTTGCGGAGCCGTTTGCGATCCACAAAGAGCGCTGCACGGCAGAGCGGCTGCGAGAGATGCTGCGTGAAGTAGGGCTGGAAGAGAGCGCGCTGGAGCGGTATCCGCACGAGTTCAGTGGCGGCCAGAGACAGAGGATCAATATCGCGCGGGCGCTGGCGCTACGTCCGGAGTTCGTTGTGCTGGACGAGCCGGTGAGCGCGCTGGATGTCAGCGTGGGCGCACAGGTGGTGAATCTGCTGCGCGAGTTGCAGGAGAAGCTGGGGCTGACGTATCTGTTCATCTCGCACTCGATGCCGCTGGTGCGTTATCTATGCGATCGGGTTGCCGTGATGCAGAAGGGTCGCCTGGTCGAGCTGGGTGAGTGCGAGAGCGTGTGCTGTGCTCCACAGGAGAGATATACGCAGGAGCTGATTGCGGCGACTCCGGAGATACGGACGGCTTAG
- a CDS encoding sulfite exporter TauE/SafE family protein, which translates to MISELSMHWRYTWLVIASLIAGVMNAMAGGGSFLSFPAMLAVGVLPIQANATNTVALWPGQLTSVAALRGDLRRDLLPVVLTASVVGGVTGAIVLLKTRQITFLHMVPWLLLVASLLFGLSGPVSRWLRRRSAEPHTDRRPALVPLFFVLLPVCFYIGYFGAGAGFLIMTALALFGVEEMNALNSLKVLAACTSNFVAVLTFIATGAVMWRYCLISMVFAGAGGYVGAHYSRKMNPNMLRAVVVITGCAMAAYFFWRNG; encoded by the coding sequence ATGATCTCTGAGCTCAGCATGCACTGGCGCTACACGTGGCTTGTGATAGCCTCGCTGATTGCTGGCGTGATGAATGCGATGGCTGGCGGCGGATCGTTTTTATCTTTTCCCGCAATGCTGGCGGTAGGCGTGTTGCCGATCCAGGCCAATGCAACAAATACGGTCGCCCTATGGCCAGGTCAGCTGACTTCAGTAGCTGCACTGCGCGGAGACCTGCGGCGTGATCTGTTGCCGGTTGTGCTTACCGCTTCGGTCGTCGGCGGAGTCACCGGCGCGATTGTGCTGCTGAAGACGCGGCAGATCACCTTTCTGCACATGGTTCCGTGGCTGTTGCTGGTGGCTTCGCTGCTGTTCGGGCTGAGCGGGCCGGTCTCGCGCTGGCTGCGGAGAAGATCGGCAGAGCCGCATACGGATCGTCGACCGGCGCTAGTGCCGCTGTTCTTTGTGCTGCTGCCGGTGTGCTTTTATATCGGCTACTTTGGCGCGGGGGCGGGATTTCTGATTATGACGGCGCTGGCATTGTTTGGCGTTGAGGAGATGAATGCGCTGAACTCGCTGAAGGTGCTGGCTGCGTGCACGTCGAACTTTGTCGCCGTGCTGACATTCATCGCTACCGGTGCTGTCATGTGGCGGTATTGCTTGATCTCGATGGTCTTTGCAGGCGCAGGTGGCTATGTGGGCGCGCACTATTCGAGGAAGATGAATCCGAATATGCTGCGTGCGGTCGTTGTGATTACAGGATGCGCGATGGCGGCCTATTTCTTCTGGAGAAATGGGTAG
- a CDS encoding DUF971 domain-containing protein, translated as MSHEGIRIVSADEARREEAMDRKLPADAVTPVKVRVHKTEGTGVEIEWKDGHRSSWNFVWLRNACPCATCHEERENNGRKPGEAKPKPQTLLPMYEAPARPVEVTPVGKYAVKFKWSDGHEAGIYSWEYLRRVCDCASCSQKS; from the coding sequence ATGAGTCACGAAGGAATACGGATTGTAAGCGCTGATGAGGCGCGGCGCGAAGAAGCGATGGACCGGAAGCTGCCCGCAGATGCGGTGACTCCGGTGAAGGTGCGGGTGCATAAGACGGAAGGCACGGGGGTTGAGATCGAGTGGAAGGACGGGCATCGCAGCTCGTGGAACTTTGTATGGCTGCGCAATGCCTGTCCGTGCGCCACGTGTCACGAAGAGCGCGAGAACAACGGACGCAAACCCGGCGAAGCGAAGCCTAAGCCGCAGACGCTGCTGCCGATGTATGAGGCTCCGGCTCGTCCTGTGGAAGTGACTCCTGTAGGAAAGTATGCAGTGAAGTTCAAATGGTCGGACGGACACGAGGCCGGAATCTACTCGTGGGAGTACCTGCGCCGTGTCTGCGACTGCGCATCGTGCTCGCAGAAGAGCTGA
- a CDS encoding LOG family protein — protein MIANIAVFCSSANGSNPIYRSAAIELGQALAQRNIGLIYGGANVGLMQAVAESALASGGRVVGVIPEVLVDLEVAHQGITELHVTSTMHTRKALMGEKSDAFFILPGGFGTFEEMFEVLAWQTLKLHRKPIVLLNINGFYDKLLDFLDHCVAEGLLRMASREILLVANSVEDAFTKLSAAKTD, from the coding sequence GTGATCGCTAACATCGCAGTCTTCTGCTCCTCGGCGAATGGTTCAAACCCAATCTACCGCAGTGCAGCTATCGAGCTCGGACAGGCTCTCGCGCAACGCAACATCGGTCTCATCTATGGCGGAGCCAACGTTGGCCTGATGCAGGCTGTCGCTGAATCGGCCCTCGCCTCGGGAGGGCGCGTCGTCGGCGTTATTCCTGAAGTCCTGGTCGATCTTGAGGTCGCTCACCAGGGCATCACCGAGCTTCACGTCACCAGCACCATGCATACGCGCAAGGCGCTGATGGGCGAGAAATCCGACGCCTTCTTCATCCTTCCCGGAGGCTTTGGTACGTTCGAAGAAATGTTCGAAGTCCTCGCCTGGCAGACGCTCAAACTGCACCGCAAGCCCATCGTCCTGCTCAATATCAACGGCTTCTATGACAAGCTGCTCGACTTCCTCGACCACTGCGTCGCAGAAGGTCTGCTCCGGATGGCCAGCCGCGAGATACTTCTCGTTGCCAACTCTGTCGAGGATGCTTTTACGAAGTTAAGTGCTGCAAAAACAGACTAA
- a CDS encoding ATP-dependent helicase — protein MNPQQQDGIRTVDGPVLLLAGAGSGKTRVITHRIAYLIEERGVPADAILAVTFTNKAAKEMEERVEKILGHSSLAKPTLATFHSFCVRVLRRDIEALRVNGVGLTKTFAIYDEQDQQAVVKAALKRLGIDDKSLKPRVALGRISWAKNHMIDPQEYFLASTNPMEEKIAHIFEIYRKELAKANAMDFDDLLLETVRLLKSSPEVRERYNRRYRYVMIDEYQDTNRPQYELMKLLAGPEKNICVVGDEDQSIYSWRGADIKNILDFEKDFPGAKTIRLEQNYRSTQVILEGASAVVAQNTQRKGKNLWTSREGGSLIGYYEAPDGENEALFIADRIHRYLREAGQQEEAPRCAVLYRTNSQSRLIEEALRRYQIQYHMVGGFSFYDRAEVKDLLSYMKLVQNPHDSIALQRVINSPARGIGKTTMETLERMALGTGISTWDAMARAMQERLLPQRTLNALEGFRRLIEDARAMLGPDFAEKLTADANDDASDDASFDVTAFQEEPTEIIEAAEPEEQGDAAFDTTFNFAFDFGPSEEISTIAPENARDSDGAHGIEAASFNPFAPVVLKETSKRTTADSSTPLRSAQDDTPLPDGRPAFRTPGGKATLPELIKFLNDRSGYIRALEDEGTPEAFSRIENLKELANAAQDAEERGETLDAFLDHAALASDADQYSADARVTLMTLHAAKGLEFPLVFLTGMEEGLFPSARTMMDPTGLEEERRLCYVGMTRAMDTLVMTRARYRRRYGSDAPDSTVPSRFLEEVPSRLVEDLGSPPARPQFSGDYSGMYATPYPKANRFGGRDTEAGERHWSYEDEDQSGERGAASSYSKNRFGGKTPVGGSGSLDNIASFFAGRGQKPGTGSARPKLEAPESTGKTGLKQGTRVRHPKYGEGTVFRREGDGDDAKITVQFQQHGVKKLVEKFAQLERL, from the coding sequence ATGAATCCCCAGCAGCAGGATGGGATTCGCACGGTGGATGGTCCTGTACTGCTGCTGGCAGGTGCAGGCAGCGGCAAGACGCGTGTGATTACGCACAGAATCGCTTATCTGATTGAAGAGCGCGGTGTGCCTGCGGACGCAATCCTCGCGGTGACCTTTACCAACAAGGCCGCCAAAGAAATGGAGGAGCGCGTTGAGAAGATTCTTGGGCACAGTTCGCTGGCAAAACCAACACTTGCTACTTTTCATAGCTTCTGCGTGCGTGTGCTGCGGCGGGATATAGAAGCGCTGCGCGTAAACGGAGTCGGGCTGACGAAGACATTCGCCATTTATGACGAGCAGGACCAGCAGGCGGTGGTGAAGGCTGCATTGAAGAGGCTGGGCATCGATGACAAGAGCCTGAAACCTCGCGTTGCCCTGGGAAGAATCAGTTGGGCGAAGAACCACATGATCGATCCGCAGGAATACTTCCTCGCCTCGACGAATCCGATGGAGGAAAAGATTGCGCACATCTTCGAGATCTATCGCAAGGAATTGGCGAAAGCGAATGCGATGGATTTCGACGATCTGCTACTGGAGACAGTGCGCCTGTTGAAATCTTCGCCTGAGGTTCGCGAGCGATACAACCGCAGATATCGCTATGTGATGATCGACGAGTATCAGGATACGAACAGGCCGCAGTATGAACTGATGAAGCTGCTGGCCGGCCCGGAGAAGAACATCTGCGTCGTAGGCGACGAGGACCAGTCGATCTATAGCTGGCGCGGCGCTGACATCAAGAACATTCTCGACTTTGAGAAAGACTTCCCCGGCGCGAAGACGATTCGCCTGGAGCAAAACTATCGTTCGACGCAGGTTATTCTTGAGGGCGCCAGCGCGGTGGTCGCACAGAACACACAGCGCAAAGGAAAGAACCTGTGGACATCGCGCGAGGGCGGATCGCTGATCGGCTACTACGAAGCCCCCGACGGCGAGAACGAGGCGTTGTTTATCGCGGACCGCATCCATCGTTATCTGCGTGAAGCCGGACAGCAGGAGGAGGCGCCGCGATGCGCCGTGCTGTATCGCACGAACTCACAGTCCCGTTTGATAGAAGAAGCGCTTCGTCGCTACCAGATTCAGTACCACATGGTGGGCGGCTTCAGCTTCTATGACCGCGCCGAAGTGAAGGACCTGCTGAGCTACATGAAGCTGGTGCAGAATCCTCACGACTCGATTGCGTTGCAGCGTGTGATCAACTCCCCCGCCCGCGGTATCGGCAAGACGACGATGGAGACGCTGGAGCGGATGGCATTGGGCACGGGCATCAGCACGTGGGATGCGATGGCGCGCGCTATGCAAGAACGTCTCCTGCCGCAACGTACGCTCAATGCGCTTGAGGGATTTCGCCGTCTGATTGAAGATGCTCGCGCCATGCTGGGACCAGACTTTGCGGAAAAGCTGACCGCAGATGCGAATGATGACGCCAGCGATGATGCATCGTTCGACGTGACAGCGTTTCAGGAAGAGCCCACGGAGATCATCGAGGCTGCCGAACCCGAAGAGCAGGGCGATGCCGCCTTCGATACGACATTCAACTTCGCCTTCGATTTTGGGCCCAGCGAAGAGATTTCGACGATTGCCCCGGAGAACGCACGCGACTCCGATGGGGCGCATGGAATTGAGGCAGCCAGCTTCAATCCGTTTGCTCCCGTAGTACTGAAGGAAACTTCAAAGAGGACGACCGCAGATTCTTCGACTCCGTTACGCTCCGCTCAGGATGACACACCTCTACCAGATGGCCGCCCCGCGTTTCGCACACCTGGCGGCAAGGCAACATTGCCTGAGCTGATCAAGTTCCTCAACGACCGTAGCGGATATATCCGCGCTCTCGAAGATGAAGGAACACCGGAGGCGTTTTCGCGAATTGAAAACCTGAAGGAATTGGCCAATGCCGCACAGGACGCCGAAGAGCGCGGCGAGACGCTGGATGCGTTTCTGGATCATGCCGCGCTGGCGAGCGATGCCGATCAATACTCTGCGGACGCTCGCGTGACGCTGATGACGCTGCATGCCGCAAAGGGCCTGGAGTTCCCGCTGGTGTTCCTGACAGGCATGGAGGAGGGGCTGTTTCCGAGCGCGAGAACGATGATGGACCCCACCGGTCTCGAAGAGGAGCGCCGCCTTTGTTACGTCGGCATGACCCGCGCCATGGACACGCTGGTGATGACCCGCGCACGATATCGCAGGCGGTATGGAAGCGATGCGCCGGACTCCACTGTGCCTTCGCGCTTCCTCGAAGAAGTGCCTTCGCGGCTGGTGGAGGACCTGGGCAGCCCACCAGCCCGGCCTCAATTTAGCGGAGACTACAGTGGAATGTATGCAACCCCCTATCCGAAGGCGAACCGGTTCGGAGGCCGCGATACCGAGGCAGGCGAGCGGCACTGGAGCTACGAGGACGAGGACCAGAGCGGCGAGCGAGGGGCTGCTTCCTCGTATAGCAAAAACCGGTTCGGAGGAAAGACGCCTGTGGGTGGCTCGGGGTCTTTGGACAATATAGCGAGCTTCTTCGCGGGCCGGGGGCAGAAGCCCGGGACGGGCTCGGCCCGGCCGAAGCTTGAGGCTCCGGAGTCAACTGGTAAGACCGGGCTCAAGCAGGGGACGCGGGTCCGGCACCCGAAATACGGCGAAGGAACGGTGTTTCGTCGCGAAGGCGATGGGGATGACGCCAAGATTACAGTACAATTTCAACAGCATGGCGTGAAAAAGCTGGTGGAGAAGTTTGCCCAGCTGGAGCGCCTCTAA